The proteins below are encoded in one region of Toxoplasma gondii ME49 chromosome IV, whole genome shotgun sequence:
- the ISP2 gene encoding IMC sub-compartment protein ISP2 (encoded by transcript TGME49_237820~Product name based on PMID:20844581.) yields the protein MGNTCKSCCGESADTNLEIEAPENGSKTSSSHEELPKHYGPDFLERLQKGLTIGLILQDKSRLDCKVRLTQGNSAIELSCERKSRVVNLSGIRNILYTAEQLKRVDCSAGISKDDYCVALHLTSSGNCIPLFFSNPEDRDCFVLVLQELRSASPAVGASA from the exons ATGGGGAATACCTGCAAGAGCTGCTGCGGAGAATCCGCAGACACCAACTTAGAGATCGAGGCGCCGGAAAATGGTTCCAAGACTTCCTCGTCACACGAAGAGCTGCCTAAACACTACGGTCCGGACTTCCTTGAGAGGCTTCAAAAGGGCTTAACCATCGGCCTCATCCTACAG GACAAGTCGCGTCTCGACTGCAAGGTGAGGCTGACTCAAGGCAACTCGGCAATCGAGTTATCTTGCGAGCGGAAGTCTCGAGTCGTTAACCTGTCGGGAATTCGAAACATCCTTTACACGGCGGAGCAACTCAAACGAGTAGACTGCTCGGCCGGGATCTCGAAGGACGACTACTGCGTCGCCCTCCATTTGACCTCTTCGGGGAACTGcattcctctttttttctcgaatcCAGAGGACCGGGACTGCTTTGTTCTCGTCTTGCAGGAGCTGCGCAGCGCCTCCCCAGCTGTAGGCGCCTCTGCTTGA